Proteins encoded together in one Miscanthus floridulus cultivar M001 chromosome 16, ASM1932011v1, whole genome shotgun sequence window:
- the LOC136511404 gene encoding uncharacterized protein — protein sequence MAKEWWKLRSNEQTIEDLVIMGVLHNKKLAGWRAPEGEGYPDPQPGEIVVNGRDRVTVFVSPPPGVDWLQVADPTTQTSIGGEDMDWAVLRVGEEAAARAAGKQPVTSKRRQVILTLSDDGTEDADIFQLVPQKRRRQLESTKQGGSSVSASTENPDQLAGSGVAPPSLSEKTTQQPAMEQPIVESPPEPQQTSGQTTVPEQVVKGRAEPSTSAPSTNPAEGDTLAPERMGQTKEQWLELRA from the exons atggcgaaggagtggtggaagttgaGAAgtaacgagcagaccattgaagacctcgtcatcatgggagtacttcaCAACAAGAAACTTGCAGGATGGCgcgcgccggagggcgaggggtaccccgatccacagccaggtgagattgtg GTTAATGGTCGAGATAGagtgacagtgtttgtgtcgccaccccctggtgtagattggctgcaagttgctgacccgaccacccagaccagcatcgGGGGCGAGGACATGGACTGGGCCGTGCtcagagttggagaggaggcagcggccagagCTGCTGGTAAGCAGCCGGtgaccagcaagcgtcgtcaggtgaTCTTGACTTTGTCAGACGACggcacagaggatgcagacatctttcaactcgtccctcaaaagaggaggaggcaactggagtcgacgaagcaaggtggctcctccgt gtcggcgtccaccgaaaatccagaCCAGCTGGCTGGGAGCGGCGTGGCTCCGCCGTCATTGTCAGAGAAAACTacccagcagccggccatggagCAACCCATAGTAGAAAGTCCACCGGAGCCTCAGCAGACAagcggccagacaacagtccccgagcaagtGGTcaagggaagagccgagccaagcacaagtgctccgagcaccaacCCTGCGGAGGGCGACACCTTAGCACCAGAGAGAATGGGTCAGACCAAGGAGCAGTGGCTGGAGTTGAGAGCATAG